The Aquipuribacter hungaricus genome contains the following window.
ACCAGCACCCCCTGACCGGTCGTAGCCTCTTCCCATGGACGACCGCAGCTGGCGCAGCGCGCTCACCTCCCTCGTGCGCAGCGACGACGAGGTCGCCGCCCGGCGGCTGGCCGAGAGCTCGGGCCGCCACGGCGGCACGCCCGTCGACTCCCTGCCCGGGCGCTGCCGCGCGACCGTGTGCGGCACCCTGCGATCGGTCACCGTCGACCCGTCCGCGAACTGCTGCAGCGTGGAGGCCGAGCTGTTCGACGGCTCCGGCACCGTGCGGCTGCGCTGGATCGGCCGGGAGTCGATCGCCGGCATCGAGCCGGGCCGCCAGGTCCGGGTCACCGGCACCATGAGCCACTGCAGCGGTGGTAACCGCCTGATGTACAACCCGGCCTACGAGCTCCTCCCGCAGCGCCCGTGACGGCCCTGCCGCCGACGCCCCCGGCCTCGGCGCACGGCACCCCCGCCCCTGAGCCCCGGGTCGCCGCTGGGGCCCCAGTCGCCGCGGCGCCCGGCACCGCCGGTGGGCCGACCACGGTCGAGGAGGTCGTCCGCGCCGAGCTGCTCCGCGCGCTCGGCGGCTGGCGCGGCACGGTCGAGGCCGCGGTCCCCATCCTCGCCTTCGTCGTCGCGTGGACCCTCACCGACCAGCTGCGGACCTCCATCGCCGTCGCCGCCGCCGCGATGGCCGTCTTCGTCGTCGTGCGCCTGCTCCAGCGCCAGACGCTCGTCCACGTCTCCTCGGGCGTGCTCGGCCTCGTCGTGGCCGCCGTGGTCGCCTCGCGCACCGGCAACGCCAGCGACTTCTTCCTGCCGGGCATCCTCTACAACGCAGGCCTGGCCGTCGTCTTCGCCGCCTCGATGCTCGCGGGCTGGCCCGTCGTCGGCTTCATGTTCGGCGCCGTCACCGGGGACGTCACGGGCTGGCGCGGCCGGAGCGGGGTGCGGCGGCTGTTCCAGAAGCTCACCGCGGTGCTGCTGGCGAACTACGTCCTGCGCGTCGTGGTGCAGCTGCCGCTGTACCTGTCCGGGTCCGTCGTCGCGCTCGGCATCAGCAAGCTCGCGCTCGGCTGGCCCCTGCTCGGGGTGTCGGTGCTGGCGATCGGCGCGCTCCTGGCGGCCGGGCGGACCCCGCTCACCCCCGAGGACCTCGAGGCGCTGCAGGCCCGCACCGAGGAGCGCGAGGGCCAGGGCCCCCGTCCGGGCGCAGCGCCCCGCTGACCACGGCGACGCCGGGCCACCGGCGGCACCACCCGCCGGCCACGGGCCGGACGGGCAGCGTCTGGCGCGGGAGCGGTCAGGCGCCGGTGCGCCACGAGGCGAGCAGCCCCGCGAGCTCCGCCTCCTGGTCCGGCGTGGTGAGGACCATGAGCTCGTCGCCGGCCTCGACGGTGTCGTCGGGGGAGGGGGCGATGGGCCGGTGGTCGCGCACGATGCAGGTGAGCACCGTGTCCGGCGGCAGCGTGATGTCGCGGATCGCGGTCCCGGCCACGGGCGACTCCCGCGGCACCGTGAACTCGAACAGCGACGCCGAGCTCTGCTGCAGCTGGAACAGCCGCACCATCTCGCCGACCTCGACGGCCTCCTCGACGAGGGCCGTCATCAGGCGCGGCGT
Protein-coding sequences here:
- a CDS encoding OB-fold nucleic acid binding domain-containing protein translates to MDDRSWRSALTSLVRSDDEVAARRLAESSGRHGGTPVDSLPGRCRATVCGTLRSVTVDPSANCCSVEAELFDGSGTVRLRWIGRESIAGIEPGRQVRVTGTMSHCSGGNRLMYNPAYELLPQRP
- a CDS encoding DUF3159 domain-containing protein, encoding MTALPPTPPASAHGTPAPEPRVAAGAPVAAAPGTAGGPTTVEEVVRAELLRALGGWRGTVEAAVPILAFVVAWTLTDQLRTSIAVAAAAMAVFVVVRLLQRQTLVHVSSGVLGLVVAAVVASRTGNASDFFLPGILYNAGLAVVFAASMLAGWPVVGFMFGAVTGDVTGWRGRSGVRRLFQKLTAVLLANYVLRVVVQLPLYLSGSVVALGISKLALGWPLLGVSVLAIGALLAAGRTPLTPEDLEALQARTEEREGQGPRPGAAPR